From the Haladaptatus sp. DJG-WS-42 genome, the window ACAGGGTGAAAAGTGTCGTTAGGCGATGTCGCGGCTGGTGTCGATTGCGACCCGGTCTGCCAACTGGAGCTTGATGACGTCGCCGGTCACCACGCCGCCACGGAATTTCGGAATCGTGAGGCGCGTTTCGATACTGTCGCTTTTCACGTCCATTGCGAGCGTGAACACGAGATCGGCCATGTATTCGGTGGTGTCGCGCATCGGTGGAACGGCACGCCCACTGAGGCAGTGTAAGAAGGCAATGCCGCCGATGTTCATCATGTGCGTCTGCACGTCGTTCAGGAAGTTTCGATACCGGATCCCGCCATCTTCCTCCAACACGTCGATGGGGTCGATGATGAGATTTGCGCCCTCTGGCAACTGACGAATCAGTCGGAGGGCGTGGTCAATCGGTGCGTCTGCCTCGACTTCCTTGATGGTTGGCGACCCAACCCGGGTGTTCGTACGCGTAAGGGCATCGCGGACGGCCTCCGTAGACCGTGCAGTCGTGAGATACAGCGTCTCGCGCGTCGCGGTCAGCTCAAAGAGAATTAACTCTGATTGACTCGCGGGTGGCGCAACGAGCGCGACAAGACTCCCGGCCGGGATTCCGCCTCCGAGTTTTCGGTCCAGAATCTCGATACCCGTTTGAACGGTCTTCACAGCCAAGCCTCACAGCAGCGATAACCGAACACAGTTTCGTACACTTTTCTCCCCCACACCTTCTTGCGCGGGAGATGGGTATTGTTACACAGCTTCTAACCGCTAGTTATGCGGTCACTGCCCTCGATTTTTTCGAGTGGAAGTGTGTCGAAACAATTGGAATCGTGCTACAAGTGAACGCACAGATATGTCAATACGAGCGGCGTCGGCGGTTCGTGCCGCTAATCCGGTTGAAATCGTTCAAAACATCGAATTATAGCGTTTCAGTAGATGTAACTCCAGAATCATCATTTTGTTGCAACACGAATTAATCAGCCTATAATAACAGTCAGTCTCACACTACTGTCTTTTTAGAGTGAGAATCAAAATGAGTAACAAATCAAACGAAGCTGACGAGGCGGACGAGACAGTGAACACAACGAGACGGGGCCTGCTCGCGCTTGCCGGAGTTGCAGGTCTCGGGTTCACGTCGAACGGCAAGTTTTCCCCAGACCCCACGTTCAAAAGTCTGACGCCGGAAGGGAGCGCGCTCTCTGTCGATGGCAACCTGGACCTCGAAGGGAACAACATCCTCAACATCGACGACATCGAGGCCAAGGACGACTACTCCTCGTGGAGTACCTCGGGCACGGGTGAGGGGAGCATTCAGCTGCGCGACTCCGTGGCTCAGACGTGGTCTATGCGAGCGTACGAAGGCGACGAAAGCGGGCCCGGCCCGGTCAAGTTCCAGTCACCCATCACGGGCGCAAAAGAGGAAGACGCAGGCGTGGCGAACCCGGGAAGTCTCGAAATCTCGGGTGGGGCGGTCCTCGAATCGATGTCCGTAGAAAGCTGGAACGTCGTGGACGTGACCGAACGCGGCGTTGAACCTGGCACCGACGACGACCTCGGCGCGTTCATCAAAAACGACTTCGACGGCGGCGTCAACAGCACGACGCTCTACGTGCTCCCCGAAGGCGAATACACGTGGAACACGGCCGTCACTGTGGAGAGATTCGACGCCTTTGGCATCATCGGCAAGCCGCAGGCGAAGGTGAAGTGTACCAACCCACAGATGACGCACTTCCTGAAGCTCGGAAGCGGGGAACAGAATCGTGCGGACATGTTCCTCACCGAAAACATCACGTTCGACATTACCACCGAGAACGTGGCTGCGTCCTCGATTCAGGCCGCCGTTGACGAGTACCTCTACATCAACAACTGCAAAATCATCGGCGAGATGGACCGCGAGTACGGCCAAGTGTACTCCATCCATCCAACCTTGCTCAAAAACACCGGTCGCGGCTACGTGAGCGTCACGATGCCCGACGGCGGGTACTACGACCCCGCGCAGAATGAACAAGAGCACCCGATGGGGATTTCGCTCGAACGAGACCACCTTGGTCACCTCGTCATCGAGAACTCGTTCATCGAGGGGTTCATCAACAACGGCATCTACAGCGCAGGCCACAAGGGGCAGGTGAGCATCCGGAACACCCAAATCAAAAACTGTGGGGCCGGGATGCTCCGGCTCGGGGACGGCGACTTCGCCTACAAGTGCCACCTCATCAACGACGACGCAGAAGACCGCGGCTATTCCTACGCGGCCCTCTGGGTGGCCAAAGCCCGCCACGCCGTCGCAAACAGCATCTACATCGACGCAAAGCAGGGGACGCCCTCCGAACTCATTCGGGTCAACGGCGACACCAAACACTGCCAATTGACGAACATCCACGTCAACTCAGACCGCTCGCAGTACATCTGTGAGTTTACCGGGGATGGCGACGACGAAGGCTCGATTATCTGTTCGAACTGGACCATAAACGACACCGGCGGCGAAGGCAGCCGGGCACAGCTCGGCAGAATCAGCCGCGCGAACGTGAAGATTCGTAACTGGGAAGTCAGGCTGAATCCAGCGTCCGGCGAAAAGCGCCACGGCCTCGTCGTCGACGCGCCGTGGGTGGATATCTCCGGCTGTACGTTCTACCACAACAAGGGCGAAGACGGCATCTCGCTCATTCTCGACGACGACGCAGATTACGTCAGACTCCAGAACAACGAGTTCAAGTCGGGAACCCTCTACCAGTACAGCCGCGCCTCGGTCAAAGACGCAATCGTGAGCGGCAACCGGTTCATGGACGGCACGAGCCTGTCTGGAGTCCAAGACAACTGGAACACGCACACGAATCAGGGTGGCCTCTAAAAAATCGGCAGCACCTGACGACGCACATACGGTTTTCACCGAGCGCGGAAAAGAGTCGGTGAATGACCCCCGACGTTGCAGAACATGGCTCCCTCAGCGCGAGCATCCGAAACCTGTGGAGCAACGGCCGGGGCCCGATTCTCGTCTCCATCTCGTTCGGCTGGTTTCTCGTCTACGGCCTTCGGGCCGCGATTCCCGCGTTGCTCCCGCAGATTAAGACGACGTTCGCGCTCTCCAACGCGGCCGCTGGACTCGCCTACTCCGCGCTCTGGGTTGGCTACGCCGTGTCGCAATTTCCTGCCGGACTGCTCGTAGACCGCCTCGGCGAGCGAACGCTGCTCGGGGCGAGTATGGGCCTCACCGCACTCGCCATCGTCGGGCTTGCGGCCGCCCCGCTGTTTGGCATCCTCGTCGCAGCGAGTGCAATACTCGGCCTCGCCATGGGACTCTACGGCCCACCGCGCGGGACGCTGCTCTCTGCGGTGTACGACAAAAGCGACGGGACGGCGATTGGCGTGACGCTCTCTGCGGGCAGTATTGGCGGCGCAGTGCTCCCATTTCTCGCTGGCGTCCTCGTCGTGACTGTCGGCTGGCGCGCGACGCTTGGCCTCACCGTCCCGCTGTTTCTCCTCACCGGCCTCTACGTCTGGCGAGTCGTTCCCCACGCCCGGTCGGCGGCGGTTGGCGGCGACGGCCGGAGCGTTGCAGGCGACATGGACGGCATCATCAGCGGCGTGCTGACTCGCCCGGTCATCATCACGGTGATTGCCGTCACGCTGTTGATTCTGAGTTTTCAAGGGTTCGCCGCCTTCTTCCCAACCTACCTGACAGAGGCAAAAGGCTTAGACCAAGGGACCGCCGCCGGACTCTACGGACTGATATTCCTCGCCGCGGCGGTGGCTCAGCCGCTCGCCGGAGGGATTGCTGATGCCTACAACGACCGCATCGTCCTCGTCGCCTCAGCCGCCATCGCCGCGGTGCCGCTGTTCATCTTGCCGTTCGTCTCCGGCCTCATCCCGCTCGCCATCCTCGCGGTCGTGATGGGCGTCCGACTCGGTGGGTATCCCGTGACCAACGCCTACATCATTCGCCTCCTCCCCGACGAGGTACAGGGGGCGGCGTGGGGCCTCGTGCGCACGGTGTTCTTCCTCATGAGCGCCTCCGGCCCGGCGCTCGTTGGCATTCTCAGCGACACATCCGGCTTCGAGACGACGTTTCTCGTCCTCGGCGTGGTGACGGTCCTCGCCGCCGTTGCCTACGGCTTGTTGCCCGCTCCCGGAACCTATGGCACGCGATGAGCCAGTCACAAAACCGCCGTGAGAAGCGCTACGTTCAAGTGCAAAGACGGAGAAGTAAAAGACGCACACTGAACGCCAGTGACTCACGACGATGTGAGTGCGCCGGTGTCGTACCGAACGAAGTGAGGTACGGCTCGGCGCGAGTGTAACGAGCGCCGGTGGTCTAATGGCATGACAGTGCCTTCCCAAGGCTCTAATCCGGGTTCAACTCCCGGCCGACGCACTCCCTGCGGTCGTTTGTCGGCCGACGTTCACCTCGCTTTGCTCGGTGAACTCCCCGGCCGACGCATTATTGTCTCGAGCGGAGGTGAGAGACATCATCGTTCTGTAGGGAGTTCGAACCCTGCAAGTCGCAGCGCGCGAACGCAGTGAGCGCGACCGTCTTGCTCTGGTTCAACTCCCGGCCGACGCACTCCCTGCGGTCGTTTGTCGGCCGACGTTCACCTCGCTTTGCTCGGTGAATTCCCGGAGAGACCACGTCTCTCCGTTGTTCGCACCGCTTTCGCGGTGCTCACTCCCGGCCGACACATTTTCTAAACACTATCGGAGAGACTCGGCTTTGCGTCTTCGAAGCTACATACTACCAAAAGACGCAACAATCGTCCACAAAATCGCCGCAGTGACAAGACTATTTGACACTCCCACCCGTATTCTCGCCAATGACAGACACGCAGACGGTTGACGCCGGAAAGCGTATCGACCTCTCGTTCACCGAACAGGAACTAGAGGCACACCGCGAACACATCACCCAGTTCATCCGCGACCAAGTGCGCGCTGCGGGCGTCGACGGAGCCGTGCTTGGCCTTTCTGGCGGCATCGATTCGACGCTCACCGCCCACCTCGCCGTCGAGGCACTCGGCACAGAGAACGTCCACGGCCTCGTCCTCCCGAGTGAGGTGAACGCCGCGGACAACATGAGCGACGCAGAGCGCGTTGCCCAACTGCTCGAAATCGAGTACGACGTCATCGAAATCAATCCGATTGTGGACGCGTTCTTGGCTGCCGTTCCAGAAGCCAAAGACGACCAACTCGCCGCCGGGAACGTCCGCGTTCGCACGCGGGCGGTGCTCAACTACCTCGTGGCGAACCACGAATCGCGGCTCGTCCTCGGCACGGGCAACCGCTCTGAGGCGCTCGTTGGCTACTTCACGAAGTACGGCGACGGCGCGGTTGACTGCCACCCGATTGCGAATCTGTATAAGGGACAGGTGCGCCAACTCGCCCGCCATATCGGCGTGCCAGAAGACCTCGCCGCGAAAACCGCGACCGCAGGAATGTGGGTTGGCCAGACCGACGAGGAGGAGATGGGCGTCCCCTACGACACCTTAGACCAGGTGCTCGCACTCTACGTCGATGGCCCGCTCACCAAGGCGCAGACGGTAGCGGCGCTCGGCGTGGGTGACTCGGTCGTCGACCGCGTTGACGAACTGTATACGAACAGCGAGCACAAGCGCAACGTCCCGCCGGGACCAACGTCCCTTTCTTCGCTCTAACTCAGCCGCGTCTCGCAATAATCGTGATTCTGTCGCCCTCTTGCAGCAGGTACTCGGCTGGGTTCACTGACTCGCCGTTCACCTGCACGCGAACCGTGTCGCCGTTTGCCTGCGCGTAGGTGGTCCCGTCGTAGCTCACAGACGCTTCCGTCACCGAGATGTTGAGGGTGTCCATCGCGTACTTGAGCGTGATTTGATTCGCGTGGCCGTGCCACTGAGAGCCGTCGCCGCCTTCGAAGTGGAACGCCCTATCCTGATTCTGGAAGCGCGACTGGCTAAAATCGAGTCGGTCACCGCCGATTTCTGCGGTGATAGGGCCGTGGAAGTGTGCGCCGCCGAGGTTGGTCGGCTGGATGTTGTCGCTCCCCGCGAAGAAGGTGACGTAGCCGATGACGCCCGCGACGGCGAGAATGA encodes:
- a CDS encoding transcriptional regulator, whose product is MKTVQTGIEILDRKLGGGIPAGSLVALVAPPASQSELILFELTATRETLYLTTARSTEAVRDALTRTNTRVGSPTIKEVEADAPIDHALRLIRQLPEGANLIIDPIDVLEEDGGIRYRNFLNDVQTHMMNIGGIAFLHCLSGRAVPPMRDTTEYMADLVFTLAMDVKSDSIETRLTIPKFRGGVVTGDVIKLQLADRVAIDTSRDIA
- a CDS encoding MFS transporter, with the protein product MTPDVAEHGSLSASIRNLWSNGRGPILVSISFGWFLVYGLRAAIPALLPQIKTTFALSNAAAGLAYSALWVGYAVSQFPAGLLVDRLGERTLLGASMGLTALAIVGLAAAPLFGILVAASAILGLAMGLYGPPRGTLLSAVYDKSDGTAIGVTLSAGSIGGAVLPFLAGVLVVTVGWRATLGLTVPLFLLTGLYVWRVVPHARSAAVGGDGRSVAGDMDGIISGVLTRPVIITVIAVTLLILSFQGFAAFFPTYLTEAKGLDQGTAAGLYGLIFLAAAVAQPLAGGIADAYNDRIVLVASAAIAAVPLFILPFVSGLIPLAILAVVMGVRLGGYPVTNAYIIRLLPDEVQGAAWGLVRTVFFLMSASGPALVGILSDTSGFETTFLVLGVVTVLAAVAYGLLPAPGTYGTR
- a CDS encoding NAD+ synthase, which gives rise to MTDTQTVDAGKRIDLSFTEQELEAHREHITQFIRDQVRAAGVDGAVLGLSGGIDSTLTAHLAVEALGTENVHGLVLPSEVNAADNMSDAERVAQLLEIEYDVIEINPIVDAFLAAVPEAKDDQLAAGNVRVRTRAVLNYLVANHESRLVLGTGNRSEALVGYFTKYGDGAVDCHPIANLYKGQVRQLARHIGVPEDLAAKTATAGMWVGQTDEEEMGVPYDTLDQVLALYVDGPLTKAQTVAALGVGDSVVDRVDELYTNSEHKRNVPPGPTSLSSL
- a CDS encoding MoaD/ThiS family protein, which encodes MPECSYCDEAFSSADAYHDHLRSDHAAELGPIDRRRVGLTEDEPTATDVAPYALVVVILAVAGVIGYVTFFAGSDNIQPTNLGGAHFHGPITAEIGGDRLDFSQSRFQNQDRAFHFEGGDGSQWHGHANQITLKYAMDTLNISVTEASVSYDGTTYAQANGDTVRVQVNGESVNPAEYLLQEGDRITIIARRG